Proteins encoded together in one Musa acuminata AAA Group cultivar baxijiao chromosome BXJ3-6, Cavendish_Baxijiao_AAA, whole genome shotgun sequence window:
- the LOC135641349 gene encoding probable protein phosphatase 2C 33: MFVVVFYFIGNRGRKNGNGTGSKAEDDILTGEAERIRRRRGLFALRDEPEVARVWLPNIDSPGLAMARALGDFCLKNFGLISVPEISYRCITEKDEFIVLATDGVWDVLSNREVVKIVSTASARSSAARILVESAVRAWKLKYPTSKIDDCAVVCLFLGIDSSNDSSVAKAGEVGVPLDVIEIGHDKQEPARPICLNQSGTIRARTTNYQDKEATKDHV, translated from the exons ATGTTTGTCGTTGTCTTCTATTTTATAGGGAACCGTGGAAGAAAGAATGGAAATGGTACAGGCTCGAAAGCAGAGGATGATATTTTGACAGGGGAAGCAGAAAGAATTAGGCGTCGTAGGGGCCTCTTTGCTCTTCGGGATGAGCCAGAGGTGGCTCGTGTATGGCTGCCTAATATTGACTCCCCTGGATTGGCAATGGCACGAGCCTTGGGGGATTTTTGTTTGAAGAATTTTGGTTTGATTTCTGTGCCAGAGATTTCATATAGATGCATCACAGAAAAAGATGAGTTCATCGTCTTGGCTACTGATGGG GTCTGGGATGTCTTGTCCAACAGAGAGGTGGTAAAGATTGTCAGTACTGCTTCTGCAAGGTCCTCCGCAGCTCGTATTCTTGTTGAATCAGCAGTTAGGGCATGGAAGCTCAAGTATCCAACCTCGAAGATTGATGACTGCGCTGTGGTCTGCCTCTTCCTTGGTATAGATTCATCCAACGATTCCTCCGTTGCCAAGGCCGGTGAAGTTGGTGTACCACTGGATGTCATCGAGATTGGCCACGACAAACAAGAACCTGCACGGCCAATTTGTCTGAACCAATCTGGCACGATCAGAGCTCGCACTACAAATTATCAGGATAAGGAAGCAACAAAAGACCATGTCTAG